In Engraulis encrasicolus isolate BLACKSEA-1 chromosome 15, IST_EnEncr_1.0, whole genome shotgun sequence, the genomic window CATTGAAAAAAGCCTGTGATGTGGTGTGCCCTTGTGACAAAGTTTGCTGTCAGCGATCAACCAGCATCTGTGTTAATGTGTATGTAgtcagtttttttaaaaaatatatataatatatatttttaggggcttttatgcctttatttgataggacagtctgagatggtgagtgggagagagacaggggaggatcgggagatgaccccggccggactcgaaccggggtcccagtgggcatgcaagcccaaatgaggggggcttagcgtgctgcgccactgTAGTCAGGTTTTTTTGTACACTTTAGGTGTGTTGTGGTGCTGCGacacatgaatttccccattTTGGTATAATAAAAAGGGTATACTTACTTCTGCTattggggtgtgtggggtgtttaTCTGaaagatgtttgtttgtttgtttgtttgtttgtattgtcAGCGATCAACAAGGTGCAGCTGCTGGGTCGCGTGGGGCAGGACCCCGTCATGAGGCAGGTGGATGGACGGAACCCCGTCACCATCTTCTCCATGGCAACCAATGAGATGTGGCGCTCCGGAGAGGGAGGCAACCcagacacaggtaacacacacacacacacatacatacatacatacatacatacatacacacacacacacacacacacacacacacacacacacacaccatcaacaagATGTGGCGCTCGGCAGAGGGAGGCAtccctgacacatacacacacacacacacacacgcacacacaaccaagaCAAGGTTTGTATGAGTGTGGCAAAATTTTGAggaaaactgtgctcttaccctgctaattgagccttcacacttcaccttactggtgcaatttgcaatgaatgaagattggccaacaggctagTCCACTTGacccatgaaacttcccacaatAAAAttacaggtgtttccattattttgcctAACCCctgtacatacatgcacaacCAAGACgaggtgtgtatgagtgtgtttggaaGTAAGCTATTTTATCCAGTGCCACCTAAGTGCTTGTCAATGAGAAATGGTTTATAGCTTGTACTGCTTGCCAAAATCATACTTTACTCTGTGCAAATGTGTTTGGCAAGGAACACTGGCTGAAGTCTCAGATAAgacagatacagtgccctccataattattggcacccctggttgagatgtgttaaaagccttaaaataaattcagtgtttattgcagaagaatactgtcacactgaaaattgtaggaaaatgtagccttcaactcaaatgaattgtaagaaaataaaaaaatccctgactgaaaaataattatttttcattaaatcacctgttccacaattattggcacccttaacaattcccaggaaataaatataattgaagcatttctgtcatttctacagtagtttacaaagtttaccagagtatgtaggaacatttaattagtaattcatcacttcctgtttccctggggtataaatatgacgtgacaccgaggacatttctcttatccactcttaaacatgggaaagacaaaggaacacagcatacaagtgaggcagatgtgcgttgaccttcacaggtcaggcagaggctacaagaagattgccactcaactgcagctgcccatatccactgtgagatgaataattatgaagttcaaaacactggaacagtggtaaacaagcctagacgaggacccaagtttcttttgccaccacgcacagtgaggaggatggtaagagaaatcaaaagatctccaaagctcactgttacagaatttcaacaaatggtagcatcctggggtcacaaagtctccaaatcaaccatcaggcgctgtctacacaccaacaagctgtttggaaggcatgcacggagaaaacctttcctcactcacaatcataaatgcaaatgtctggagttcgccaagcggtattggggcctcaactgggaccgtgtgctttggtcagatgagaccgagattgagctttttggcaacaaacactctaagtgggtctggcgtgccacgaaagatgcgcatgctgaaaagcacctcatacccactgtgaagtatgggggtgggtcagtgatgctgtggggctgtttcgcttccaaaggccctgggaaccttgttagagtgcatggcatcatgaatgctttgaaataccaggacattttaaatcaaaatctgttgccctctgcccaaaagctgaagatgggtcgtcactgggtctttcagcaagacgaccctaaacatatggccaaatctacacagtaatggttcaccagacacaaaatcaagctcctcccatggccatctcagtccccagacctcaaccccattgagaatctgtggggtgaactgaagaggagagtacagaggagaggacccaggtctctggatgatttagagagattctgcaaagaggaatggctaaagatccctctctctgtcttttcccatcttgtgaaacattataggagaagattaggtgctgttttgttggcaaaagggggttgtacaaaatattaacacaaggggtgctaataattgtgaaacacattatttgatgtcaaataattatttctttatgtgggattttttccccactgaataaatgcacttgtattgaaggttggatttttctctttttttccattaaggtcccatattatttagaaaaaaataataataattggaagctaaaaaacacatctcaaccaggggtgccaataattatggagggcactgtaagttGCTGACTGAACAtcagctcatctttttttttaagtattttttggggcttttcatctttattattgacaggacagtgaaggacagacggGAGACGAGCGGGGGtaaatagagagggagggattggaaaatgacccgggccagaatcgaacccgggttggcggcgtagtaacccatagaataacatttttccaagtaccccctgcagtgtgatcgcgtacccctagtggtacacgtacgcctggttgggaaacactgccctacagggggagtatgtcgctaagctagtgaaagtcaatggatccgtgtagcaggccgggttgccggcgtagtaacccattgccctaccgttaagccatgGCAGGGTCCAGCTATCAGCTCATCTTGTAACTTACCAGAGTCAGTGgagagtagtggtgtcaacaatgatcgattcggtgatGCAATCCACTGCggagcatggacgatccagaattgatccagcatttttttaaagtttcaattacttccatgtatgtttcgggagcaaatgaatgttaaatgaaataaaagcacttcaaaacattgcaagactgatacagaaaacagccaatacattgttgctcagtatctatctgactacttgtattgcctcatcatgactgattatttgctttgctttcagtagaaatgtaatgcattgtagaattgaatcggatcgcatagaCTCGAATCAAATCGCTCcctcctgaatcgtgatcgaatcggatcgtgagggcagtgccagtCCACACCACTAGTGGAGAGGATGCGAGTTGGAAAAGGCTCAGGATGTGATCAGTGCAGAAGCTGATTGAATATGTTGTTGTTTTCAGGAGACGTGAGCCAGAAGACGACGTGGCACAGGATCTCCGTCTTCAAACCGGGCCTCAGGGATGTGGCCTACCAGTACGTCAAGAAGGGGTACGTGGAGACGTCTTAATGTTAATACTAGTCTATTAATATCCTACCAGTACGTCAAGAAGGGGTACGTGGAGACGTCTTATTACTAGCCTTTTAAGATGCCTTAATATAATATGTTGCCTACCAGTACGTCAAGAAGGGGTACGTGGAGACGTCTTAATGTTAATACTAGTCTATATCCTACCAGTACGTCAAGAAGGGGTACGTGGAGACGTCTTAATGTTAATACTAGTCTATTAATATCCTACCAGTACGTCAAGAAGGGGTACGTGGAGACGTCTTAATGTTAATACTAGTCTATTAATATCCTACCAGTACGTCAAGAAGGGGTACGTGGAGACGTCTTAATACTAGTCTTTTAAGAcgccttaaaggccaacttccgataaaactaagttttactcactcctttcgaagatcggacggtcaccccaaattaaactcacttgcaaggctctcctagcggtgcgtcaactctcctggctgtgtttcccggtgtttcccaatttacataaataatgcagagaaacgagcgaatcacgaaagcctttctgtgtttcgtcacgtcgaaagaaggcgttgcccacaaaggtttatatcgacccatttatctaaaaacatgtcgagtattttttttctgcttgttttcaaaacaagcaacgtctggtggcccgaaacatagcttagcttagctatcagctggttgctactctcaggtacacacacagcatgaagcctcatacataaagccagctcactctggttgctccgtgcctgcagctcgcctaggggtcgctgtcgaaagagcacagccctgaatggagcctgcacgcctccgttggcgcccctatagtgcagtaccacccggggaagtggcgactctgtttcccattacattctctccaagaactggaggactgagccaatcagagacgcgtttcttcgagagcaggaggagtgagccaatcagagactcatttccacgagaaacacagaacactctctcgtttctccacaagccaccttgccagcttgcaaaaacgtcttgaaacaaagcaaccagaacgttttttaaaacaggaccaacgcgtaacacattcaataacaattgggaacacggcaatattaattaaatgacgttgagaggccatctttaatataATATGTTGCCTACCAGTACGTCAAGAAGGAGTACGTGGAGACGTCTTAATACTAGGCTTTTAAGATGCCTTAATATAATATGTGGCCTACCAGTACGTCAAGAAGGGGTACGTGGGGGCGTCTTAATACTAGTCTTTTAAGACGCCTTAATATAATATGTTGCCTATAAATACGTCAAGAAGGGGTACGTGGAGACGTCTTAATACTAATCTTTTAAGATGCCTTAATATAATATGTTGCCTACCAGTACGTCAAGAAGGGGTACGTGGAGACGTCTTAATACTAGTCCTGTAATCACCTACTAGTAGGGAAGGGAATGTGTGTGGCAATCTCCACTTTGTGTTTCCGCATTTGGTTTAATGTCTAAAGTTGAGTGAGATTTTGTTTATGAACATAATGAGTCCAAGTGAGTACTCCTGCTGCCAATAGCTGGTATCTATTACACAgcctgcgccctcctagtgacacaacaacaCCTTCCACGTTGCTCCTAGTGTGGCCAGGAGCAATaaaaatatcatttctgagctccagagaaattgggaactccacccattttgttGAGAAGCAATcagctttgagcagctccaatggccctgggtagaggcctgttcaaggcagtgacgtggtctAAGCAGAGGTGttgtattgggactaagaaaatgtttcgtttaaacttcggcacagcctttcgtggcctcgaccagtagcagaccaagggaggtgggtcagccATGCCATTTATGACAcataaattgttatgctctaggtcagactcagaccaagtctcaaagagatttgaaagtcgttgataatcaggctaggtctcTATGGAGACACTGGTCACCCTGGTAATACTCTGCTCTACATTGTGACAGTCAATTCTCCATGGTGACGTGTTTCTTCTGTCTCCGTGGTGACACGTGTGTCCCCTGTCTCCATGGTAACCTGTGTGTCTCCTGTCTGGCAGGTCGCGGCTGCTGGTGGAGGGGAAGTTGGACTACGGAGAGTACGTGGACAAGAACAACGTCAGACGCCAGGCAACCACCATCATCGTAGGTCAGTGTTGTCATAGTAACCACCATCACTTCAGTGTAGTCATAGTTACCACATTGCAGATCAGTGTTGTCATAGTAACCACCATCATCACAGGTCAGTGTTGTCATAGTAACCACCATCATCACAGGTCAGTGTTGTCATATTAACCACCATCATCACAGGTCAGTGTTGTCATAGTGACCACATTGCAGGTCAGTGTTGTCATAGTGACCACATTGCAGGTCAGTGTTGTCATAGTAACCACCATCATCACAGGTCAGTGTTGTCATAGTAACCACCATCATCACAGGGCAGTGTTGTCATAGTAATCAACATCACCACAGGTGGGAATATCAGGAATATTATTGGAAGCATTAAGCTTAATTTATTTACATTTGAAAATCATGAAGTGAATCATTATTTAAATGGACATCGCACGTTgggatgtatttgtttttgtgagCCATGCACGTGCACTGTCTATATAAAACTATCTAAGTTCAGAAAATGTACTTGCACTACAGAATAAGAATGCTTTGTCACATGAGAGGGTGTTTATTTTTCTCTGTCAGCTGAGTGCCTATTGATAAActgctccatccctctctttttctcttcctccagaTAACATCGTCTTTCTGAGTGACAATATCCGGGACAAGATGTGAAGTTCCCTGGCAAGTACGAAGGAGGAAGGACACCAAAACAGCTTTTTATtcgtcatgtttgtttgtttttcttattGTAGACTTCGTTTTGGTGCCTGAAGTTCTTGAAGCTGAAACAGCTTTGAGATGGTGACTGTGGACATGACCCTCTTTAACCGCCAGAGGGCGCCAATATACTGGACTGCAGCCTGCAAACACACTGTTGACCAATAGGTGGCGCCAAAACACTGCATACACCGGCCTCTATAAACCAACACCACCAGACTAGACAGCCAGACAACGGGATGTTTAAAACAGTCTCATGGTGTCAACATAAAGAGAACATTTCCACCCACAATTTATTATTTCAACCTCCTTCAGTAGTCATAAAAACTAGACTGCAAACCCCAAACTACTAAACACCACACAGATTTAAACATACAGGAAAATTTGTGTGACTTTTGACGAGTTATGATGTTACTGGCTACCAGTTCTCAATGAGGAGCACGTGTTTTGGATAGCAGTCTCCATAGCCTACTCATATTCTACTTTCATAACGTTATTGAAAAGATGAATATGATTCATACCCTGTTCAGAAACCAGCTGAATATGGTAAAGGCTATACACTGGAAGTAAGTGTCCCCTCCGATAAGACTTTTCAGTTTTCTTTCTCAAGTGACGGTTTCAGCACCTGCAGTCAGTTTTGCATGGTTTTGGTTCTCGGTAATGTAAATATATTCTCTGGTCCCTGCGGAGGAGAAACAAAGACGATGCGCAAGAGAAGCACTTCTATTCATGTGATGTCCAGTTTATATGAACCATGTTAAACAAAATGCCCATTCTGTATATCTATTATGTCAAATATACTCTTCTTTTCTCAAACGGTCTGTTCTTATTTTGCCTCGTCTCACGTTCGTTTCTGCCTTTAGCCAAGTCTCTGGTTTCCAACTTAAACACACGTTGTCTTTTTTAATGCGACAGTGGGAGGTTGCAGAGTCGTGTTGCATGATGCAAGGTCTTGACAATTTTTGTTATGTAAACTTCATATTGCATCAGACtcactttttaagactttttagtTTCTCAAGATCAGCAAAGGAGCAAGTCTCACATGGTGTGTAGTTCAAGTGAGGATACTATTGACTTGAACAACTGTCACATTTATTTCACCGCTCTCAGATGTGGTGTTGTGTTTGTTCCAGCAAGGACCCGCCTCTAATGTGTATGAAAGGCGGGCTCTTGCCATTTGGTAGTCTTGTCTCAACTGGGTTGGTCGAAAGTTGTGCACAAGTCCACCCCTAGTGGACAGCAGTGCTGTCAATCAAATGATGCATAAGGAAACGTAACGCCATTGGCTCTAGTAGGCTGTCATTCAGTTCCATTCTGGACTATTGTTTTAAACTCATCGACGCCTCCTATTCGCTCATACTGGGGGATAAATAAGGGGGCGGGGTGGAGTGTTGCGCACATATGATTAAGAGTTTAGATTTACTGCGTCTGTCAAGTATAATTGAataaacgctgtgtgtgtgtaggggggatcATGGCTTGCTGTGTGTTTGAGGTTGCCGCATTCCTCGGGTGTAGAGCAGAGCCAATAGCCGTCTCCACCTAAAATAATGATCCCATTCTCTCCCAGCCCTAACCCCGCCCCCTTGCATTCCTGCTGGTCTGAGAACAGCTCTGCCTCTCACGTCTCACCTCAACTCAAGGAACCGAAGAGAAAGTCCCGACGCGCAGGCTTTACATTACTGCAGGCGAGACACAATAAACTCGTAAACTTCAGCCTTAATCAATCTGGAATAGCTAGCTCTAGCGTTGCCATTCATTGCGAGACAGTGGACTTTGCTAACGCAGGAGACGTTTGATTGCTGTGACCAAAGACCGAAGAGAGAGTCGTGTGTCGCAACTGTGTGCGCAGACAAGTTCAGAGACCGCTTTTAGTTATTTGGGGGTGACCACAACTTTTCCAGTGAAGACCGAGAGAAGTTAGTTGTTGCCGTTTCCTCTTGATAGAATAGGCTACATTGTTGCCCATCACTGCGCTCTGGCAACATCGTATTCTCCTCGTATTAGTATTATTCTCCATCATCGCCTGTTGACGCACAAGACGCACATCGGCACCTCAGTCGTGACCCACTAGTGCAGGCTACAGACATGGAGATATTGGACAGCGGGGAGCAGTTTTTACACTGGGATCGGAACCTCAGCGAGCTGTCGGAACCTGGAGAGAGCGAGGGCGTTCTATACAGCACTGTGAGTATTCATGAACCATCAGCGGTGTAGTTGTTTACGCGTCGTGTCGTGTTGTTTTG contains:
- the ssbp1 gene encoding single-stranded DNA-binding protein, mitochondrial — its product is MLRRATTQIVQQFVRHRATDASLILERSINKVQLLGRVGQDPVMRQVDGRNPVTIFSMATNEMWRSGEGGNPDTGDVSQKTTWHRISVFKPGLRDVAYQYVKKGSRLLVEGKLDYGEYVDKNNVRRQATTIIVDNIVFLSDNIRDKM